A region of the Parasteatoda tepidariorum isolate YZ-2023 chromosome 7, CAS_Ptep_4.0, whole genome shotgun sequence genome:
tcttcctctgcatgtaacgcaaatgctggttaactccatcaaaaaagtcctccacgaaggcaaatttctcccaatacttgattcaggagttcccttgtcttctggattgggttcaaaaaaagctacggagtttaacattagtagtcgtaaacccaaattgggtcggctgttcaacgacggttataaaaaagaaaagaaagagaataCAGCTGACGTCAttggtcacatgtgtgggtatcagTGATCTGCTTAAAGGGCAAATACCCAATTTCAATTACAGAGCCTTCGAAAAGCTGCCTCGAAAaagctttttgttttaaataattaattgagactatttaaaagcaaacgaacgaaataattctataaacactttttttgcatattaattaaattttttccaattagtGCCAAGTTAttgacgaaaatttttttttctttatatagatACCCGTTTTTGAAAGTAGGCTACATTCTAAGTTAGTTAATAGCTTTTTCAAAcaagtcataaaaaattaatatttttggtaaatagTAATAATACGAAACTGTGCAATTACTTCAACTCTTGCgaaattctgaaatgtatttttttctactgttatgtaattttaaaatttttcgcatTCTTACCTAATTTCACTTTGTTTTTTTAGAGCTACTATTGTTCAGCAGTTCAATACATTTTACCACGGCCTGTCTGCCGCTGTACAAAGAGTTTGAATGACTCGGAGAAAGCGTAAAggctttaaatatgaaagtaatttGGTTACAAAGAAAAGAATACCatgaatataattaagaaatgatTGAATGGACTCTAAACGTAAAATCAGAAATGAGTACAATATTATTCACATTTTGAAAGTAAACACCCATTCTTGCTCTTTGTGATTGTTCAAAGTGTCTATTAGTTGTAAAGAAAAGTTTCATCATAACAAATTGTTCCTGAGAAGAATATTAAATGTAACTGTGAACTATTTTTCAtgacctatttttttaaaattctcgcGGAAGAATTcggataacttttaaaaacaataacattaaaGGTTTTATGCGagagaaattttctatttccaTGTTTGTATACAAgttatatttctaaaactttatgAAACTTCACACATTTAATGTATAGTTGCTTCAATATCATCTGAGGTCCATCACTTTTCAATCGAGTAATCGACTTAGAAAATgactctttataaaaatatttcacaatattcATCGACattatactgtatttttttaaagttgttgattaatgcttatttttgaataataaaatcattttgaaaaaatgtctgTATTTATCATTGCTATTTCTTTGAATAACGTTAGAGTTCCTGCTATCTAATTtcgttaaaacttatttaattgaaGATAAATATCTGGAATTCTAACATGCAGCAAAACAGGATGTTCAGAAAACTACTATTTAATATCAGAAACGATAGTTTTATAAGCAAAAGTTGtgtgaaaaactattttattacagaaatacATATATGGTTACAATTATTAAGCTATATTAAAACCGTTGGCGAGATTCAGCTAAAATTTGGTAGGAAGAttggtataattatttttgttgagcATGTGCACTTTTacttgttgaattttttttagtgaaaatgtCTTAAATACGGGATTTAAATGGTTAACAAGGGAGTTAAATTGGCTATCAAGGTGTAATACTCGAGTAATCTGAACCTTATTGCGGTTCAAAGGAAATTTGTGAGttttataggtttttttttgttgcaattttcatttgatgcctaagtttaagaaaataacctGCCAAACCACCGCTGAAATCAAGTAACCCTTGAGATCATCGAAAGGTCGACGATTTCAGAAATTTGCTATTCCTCTGTACCATATCACAGACATTGATGACAAGCAGATCGAGCATATTATAAACCAAATCCGGATGTCTCttacttagttatttttaaaatttgcctaAAATTTCTTATGGTGgtttaagaaaactattttgtgGCTCATATGGTACAATAAACACTccataatgaaatattaaaaacactatatatatatatatatatatatatatatcacaaagAACAANNNNNNNNNNNNNNNNNNNNNNNNNNNNNNNNNNNNNNNNNNNNNNNNNNNNNNNNNNNNNNNNNNNNNNNNNNNNNNNNNNNNNNNNNNNNNNNNNNNNNNNNNNNNNNNNNNNNNNNNNNNNNNNNNNNNNNNNNNNNNNNNNNNNNNNNNNNNNNNNNNNNNNNNNNNNNNNNNNNNNNNNNNNNNNNNNNNNNNNNNNNNNNNNNNNNNNNNNNNNNNNNNNNNNNNNNNNNNNNNNNNNNNNNNNNNNNNNNNNNNNNNNNNNNNNNNNNNNNNNNNNNNNNNNNNNNNNNNNNNNNNNNNNNNNNNNNNNNNNNNNNNNNNNNNNNNNNNNNNNNNNNNNNNNNNNNNNNNNNNNNNNNNNNNNNNNNNNNNNNNNNNNNNNNNNNNNNNNNNNNNNNNNNNNNNNNNNNNNNNNNNNNNNNNNNNNNNNNNNNNNNNNNNNNNNNNNNNNNNNNNNNNNNNNNNNNNNNNNNNNNNNNNNNNNNNNNNNNNNNNNNNNNNNNNNNNNNNNNNNNNNNNNNNNNNNNNNNNNNNNNNNNNNNNNNNNNNNNNNNNNNNNNNNNNNNNNNNNNNNNNNNNNNNNNNNNNNNNNNNNNNNNNNNNNNNNNNNNNNNNNNNNNNNNNNNNNNNNNNNNNNNNNNNNNNNNNNNNNNNNNNNNNNNNNNNNNNNNNNNNNNNNNNNNNNNNNNNNNNNNNNNNNNNNNNNNNNNNNNNNNNNNNNNNNNNNNNNNNNNNNNNNNNNNNNNNNNNNNNNNNNNNNNNNNNNNNNNNNNNNNNNNNNNNNNNNNNtatatatatatatatatgagcaCAGTAAAGGATAAGATATAATTTCgtcgaaaatttttgttttctatacattttttttctctataagtATTAGTTTCTccaaaaatcttcaaaattgaaatgttacagtttaaattaatttttttattaattataaactttgaaatatttcgtATAGCATAATTAACTTGCGCAAATCTAGTTTCGTGCTATTCCAAGGAAACTGACAAATAAAATGTGGTTCTGTACCTCAGTAAAAAACGTgtcgtaaaataaatatttacacttttattttcatttatatttacgcttttattacgcctctatttacgcttttattttcatattttgaagccTGGCAAATTAGTTGCGAAAATATTTGTGCTAATGCCGGTAAGTGGAAGGACATTTGAATTCTCTATTCGCTTTGAATGCtacattttgagttttattccatatttttcttatattttaatttcccaTTTTGCtggatatgttttattttgtattttttgtttaatttacattattttcgtttcaatatttttggtgTTTCTCGCACTATCgtaatgatatattttgctttaattatattaataaaattttatttttttgtcaggcccttttaaattttttaaatttttttatttttatttatttgatagtaattttttttctgattaaaaacgtccttttttcttgttttccttgtaataagaaataattttttaaataatttttttagtttttttcgccaacaaaataaatttcacgcTTTAGAAAAACGACATCACACATAGCTGCTTCTaatcacttttatattttagtgaaacttataagataaattcaaatttcttaccTTCATGAATTATCTAACTATTCTGCTACcgacaaatattcaaaatagtaAGCATTTTAAGTAAccattgtttgtaattttttaatgactttttttaaggtaaattgtctacataaaattattgattagtagcgaaaagaaattaaacatgcTTACATTGCTCAACCGCATCCTTTGAAGAAATGGGTATTGTTTTTTACATagacaataaaagaaatttttctagcatgtaattttgttacaatattttatttttacatatttccaCAAACATTACTTTTCATGTACAAATCTATAtcatttgaagttaatttttaagttcaaaatccACAAGATGGCTGAATCCTTTTACAAAATGGTTAATTTTACATAACCATGTATTTGTTAGgctgtaaatatttatactgtcatttatgagaaaaagaagaaaaagagaaaaaaaacggtTCGTTATCTCCTACACAATACAGTGCGTAACACAATTATAAGACCACTGCGGTTTTTGTGTCTTTTATTGTAAGTGatataaagtttctaaaattaaattgagttaatgaaaatgaatttaaaacaaaatatatgcctataatttttaagagatatatttaaatataaatattttgtcaactttatcaaaatttcccccctcaaataattgttacaagATTATAAGGTCATCAGTCAAAAAGAGTTAGTTTACATAACTATAAAGATGTTGTTCCATTAGGATATCTTCAAAGATTCGATTTTTCATCGACTCAATCAAGTTTTGAAGCGAATCTTTTGGAATTTGGTCCCTTTATTGATTGCTAAATAGTATACAGAATCATATTGGTTGTTTTTTGCACACATTTTGTCTAGTTAAGTAGCCCCACAAGTTTTCCGCAAGATTAAGATAAAGACTACAGCTTGGCTAGCTTAGAAACTTCTTTCTGAAACTAACTTTCAGTTGATTAGGAATGTGGCATGGCGCATTGCTTGCTGAAATTTCCAGTCTGATCCTCCTAGATGTGGACTAAAAGGTATAAAGGTGTTGGTAAAGTAGTTTTTGATAACAACTGGAGTAAATTTATCCAGAAATTCGCCGCAGATCGCAATCACCATCACACTCAAAAACTCCCCTCACCATCACCAAGCTGCAGAAGAAATCGCGAGGTTCTGCTAGAAAACCATGTCAGTAATAATTATTACCATCGAGCTatcaaaattgaacttttttcttggaagaaatctaattttctaATCAGCATCCCAGGCCATGATCTCCTTTGCTCACTTCAGCATCTCTTCTTTACGATGCTTTAACAGTCTTGGTCTTCTTTATAATTTTCGAAGAACAACATTCGAATTTGATCTTAAATTGCAGCAAGCTGTTGTATGAGAGATCGTTAATTTTGCCTGTTGAGATACTTTGCAGGTAGACAAGTTCTGTATCGTTGCCAGTTTGAAAATGTATCTATTATCCGAAGCTGCTTCTTACGTTTCCTACTagatctttaatattttccataataatttttacttaaaacattGCTAACAGCAGTTTTAGAATGTTGAATTAACTCGTTATTTCATGTTCcgaaaaaaccaaatttttcgAGCTCAGTTAATTCTTTTTCGAGTGGCATTGTGAATTTTCGTATAAAAGCAAATAAGATAAATTctcattttctttataatattatagtttgaattttctgcgATGGAAAGTTACTGTTTACATACgatttccaaagaaaaaaaaattgaaaactaaaatgattttgaaaaaaaaataggtagtCTTATACTTAAGTAGTTCTATACTTATACTTATGGTAGTCCTATACTACAACCAGATTTTAAAACTGGTCTTTTACTCTGTGACACTATCTCAATTTTTCCCCCACTTATTGGTTCATTTGAGAAtgtattgcttattttaattgtttcactattttaaaattattcattttatgcaGTGTaccataaaaatgaatgatattttgggtggtcttataattttgtaacataCTTTAATCTTAGAATAACAAGTaagataaatcaattttttaaattaagttatatttccCTAAAACACTAGATGTtacaagaaagttaaaaaaaaattttcttggaacttttttaataaatcatatttattaattaatttctgcaATTCGAATATTctaaacagtttattttcaaacaaaaatataaaataataggtatgaaggtaagttttaaaaatttttctcatgtGGTTTCTAATCATtgcaatacaattaaaataattcaatgcttTTAATGAATGCATAGATTGCACTTGttagtttcaataaataatgtattacatttgcaataatgtaaaaaatcttttaggTTCATCAgttataacaaacaaaatttgctttattcttTGGTAAGCATTTGAGTTGTTGATTTTTTCTGATACCATTCGCAAAGATTTCATGGAATATTCCCGTTGATCTTTTCTCAGAATTCCATAAATTAGAGGATTCAGTATTGTAGTGGAAAATAGCATTAATACAGGCAAGAGGCACAATTTCGTTGGTATGAAGTTAGTTTTGGTTAAAGCCAAAGCTGTCTTGAACACAAAGTAAGGAGAGTCAAATATGAAGTAGACTCCTACTAAGATGAACAACGATTTCAACATCTTTGTATTATTCTTTAGGTTTCTATTTGTCCCTGGTTGCATAGGGTATACTTTTCGAGATTTTTTAACGAAACTAATTACAGTTAGAACGCTGATTAGCAGAGATAATGAAGACACTCCGAAACATGCGGTTGTTGATATTAAcgtaaaagttatgtttttgaTGCAGGCATTTTCCGCACATAGTAATTCGGAATACTCAAACGATGTTGGCCTAACTGTTGCCGCGAGTGTCCCGAAGAAGAAACCATGGATCCAGATGCAAGTAATGGCTGCTTTTATTCTGCTAGACGTTATCAGGTTTGGATAAGTAAAAGGGTTTTTAATAGCTATGGCGCGATCAACGTTTATGGCTGCCAAGCTCATGTAAGACGAATTTAGGACAGCgtaatttaaaactgtattgACGCGACAAAAAAACCCACTTGTTCTCCAGGCGTTGTTTATTAACGAGACAGCACAGGGCAGCATGATGTAAGCAGAGCATATGAAGTCTGATATTGCTAAGTTGCAAATCAGATAGCTTCCTTTCTGCCTTCGAAGCTCGCTGTTtgtgaaaaatgataaaattaccaatccATTGCCAGCAAAAGATATGAATGATAGTAATATAATTACAAGTCCCAGGAAAGGACTTTGAACGTGGTATCTTTGTTTGGCATCGCATGAATCATATTCATCGGTAGCAGGGAAAaccatagaaatattttcttcacttCTCATCAGTGTATCTGAAATGAGATTTAAACTGATGAGCCCCGTGGAAGAACATGCTTAATTTCGAGAATTATTCTAGCTTAACAACTTATTCTATCAATTACAGTGACAATATTAAGTTCATCAAAATTGAGGGAACAGTTAGAGACTTTGgaatcaaactgaaaaaaattgctgcTAATCTATGATTATGCTTATGATTTACGATCAGTTTCAGAAACTTAAATATctatcacagaaaaaaaagaaacaaataattcgATTTAAAAGCATTGTAAAATGGGGTAAGTTTGAGTTACATAAGTTTTCTGGAGTTAAATTGCATCTATCAATAACTGGAATAAAggtaatatataatttgaaatttctttttagctaCGGAGTAGTATAAGTTGCAAACCAGCTGCCATTTCTGCGATTGcagatttttcatcaaaaaatttgcCTCATGATAGTTTTTTCTGCCTGTGTATGTGATTCCCTGCCGGGACTTTAtcatagaatttatttaagaaagactTTAGTATTTGGAGTACATATACTATTAATAAAGTAAGTTAATATTCAGATACATAATCTAAagatatacactggttatcataaattaaggaaatattacAGAAATAGCGATATTTCTCCCAAAAAAGGCCAATccgaataaaatttgaaaatgttttcaaataagaGTTGCTGAGTAAAACtacaatatgcaaattagtggtgTTGCAATAATAGAATGACGTTATCTGAAATGAgcataaaattgtatgtttgaTTGTAAGCCTACGAATTTTGCTGTTtctgaaattagaattttgagaTAGACAATTTGTAATAATGATCTCCAGGCATCATTTGTACGAAGAACTGCGATTGAGATCCATCGGAAGACTAGAGGCTGAACAAAGTCAGAAAGAAGTTCTTCTGTGTTTCATAGACCTTGGAAACGATTTCTAACCACAAGTTCGGTATCCAGAGGTTCAGCCAAGACCGATAAAAATGCTACGACGAGAATTGATGACTGATACTTATCGTTATATGCACGAAGGAATAGAACCTCATATCCGAGTCAGCACAGATTCTCTCTTAGTGCAGTCGCCGAAAGATTGGTGTCGGCGTCTACTGTGCTTAGAAGGATTCAAGAACGTGGTTTTTTCGCTAGGCGATCAGCCATTTGTGTGCCATGGAAGGGAACATTTGAGGTTGGAGCTGCAACATGTTCACTGGACGGCTGATCAATGGATGGATGTTCTATTTACAGATGAGTCCAGGTTTAGCCTCCAAAATGATAGTAGGTGTTGTTTGATGTAGAGAGAGCCTGGAACACAATATCATCCATCAAACATCTGTAAACGAGATGCTGCAGTGTGGGTGTTATTCTTTTAAGTGGAAGCATAGACCTCAATGTCTCTCCATGTGGAATCGTGAATACTCCGGTGTATAAAGATGATATCCTTGATGTCATCGATGATGATGTTTATGTACTCCTTTATGCTGGGGCAATAGATGACGATTTCGTGTTGCATGACGGTAGTGCAATGCCGCTCAGGGCTCGCATCGTAAAGGATTATCTTCAGCAGCAAACTTTTTACCGCATGGAGTGGGCAGCTTGATTACCGGACTTGAATCCGATTGAGCATTTTTGGAATGCTTTAGGAAGACGCATAGCTGTTTTCAATCTTCCTCAGCAAATCTTTGACACGCTTGCAACAGCTTTGCAAGAACAATGGCTCGCATTCCCAACGGACCTGCGAGGACGTATAATTGTAAGAATTATACATCGCTTACATGTACGTTATTGCTGCCAGAGGTGATACATACTCTAATTTCTGTAACCTACTCTAATTCTGTCCATACATACTCTAATTTCTGTTACACCGTAATTTTCTGGTTGACgcttttttatgacattttatacattattatgtgCACTATATTGCGTGCCAATTTCATGATATTCATTGCGTAACTTTCTGAGTTGTggtcatttttgtaatttttcttcaatttatgaGAACCAGAGTGATCACAAATAGAAAtcttatatatatcttttaatctttttacttattttatatattttggtaaCGAAGTTTGTGACCCCATGTGACTTGAAATGActttctgttatatttttttaattgtatcgATTAATAATGAAGACAGCGACTGTGATGACAAAACTGATTTGGATAATGCTTGTTTTGACGTCAATACCCGTGGAAGAGTACATGAGGTTAAGATAGACGAGGTTAATGATATAGGTTAATGATAGATGATGTTAATGATAATGATTATAGATGAAGTTGATAGCTAGATGTTGATAGCTAGAAGCGAAACACGAGAAACTAATAATGCGCGATGTTTTGTTGTTCGGTATTACTGCAAATCTAACCTTTAGAAAGATGATTGCAGATGTCTATGAGAGTGGAAAGACactgttttaaactttatagaTTACAGGGGAATATATATTTCGGTTATATTTTCATCATCTGCGGAGAATAATTAGATGCTTTGcccataattaattttttcggtGTGagtaagaaatcaaaaataaaagaatgaataaataatgaaataaaattaacgttttcaaataaaatatctaataattgcCTAGATGTTTAATTTAATGGTTCAGTACAATtaacagcaaaataatttatagcagtatagttaataacaataattttaatatttatagtttaataaataataacaaggTAATTAATAACGAGAACAGAAATAACAGTAACGTAATTATtcataactaacaaaaatatagttattcataattataacaatagagtaatgttcaaaatttttctctccCCTCGCCTCCCCCAaaatagaaactaaaataaattcggaattaaaaagctaaatatttaaaaatatttaaaaattttgtgcttaGATATCGATGACAGAAAGGGTTAACTTTAATGTTCTGGTCGGTTTTAAGGAAACCAATCAGGTGGCACAAAGTCACCATCTTGAAACAATTCTTTCAAAGCGACAACTTTATACCACggaaaatacttttctttttttaatttttccacttAGACTAAAGTTTTACctatgacataaaaaaaagtgttgtgtcgatatatttttcaaaatgttctaaACCCTacgttgcagaaaaaaaaaattaaaaaaaattaagaaggcGGCTCAAAATTACTCCACcctgttttaaaatacattttcaagacttttttGTACGGTaacgaataattaaaaaataattctaaaagatCCTTGCATGGATTTAAACATATGACTAAAGTTACGCATAATAAGTGTTAACGAAgagagaaaaatcttaaaattgaaattacctTTAGGAAAGTAAAAGTTCTGAAAAAACGTTTTCTCCATTCATCATAACATTACGTATGCCGTTAATTGTAGGAGTAAATCGTTGACAgataactttaatttcttttctttttttaaatatatatttcaagtatGTAATATTGATGAAATAGGCCATTGGATATTTACAACAGATGgccaatatttgtttttacaagaaaaactCGTTCACTTTATGATTATCTGATAAGACTTTATTTTGCGATCCTTTGAGCATGTTGAACTACTCGAAGGCAAATGTATTTAATACCTGAATTTTTGTATGTATTTCGGAAACGTATATTGCGATGATTGTCAGATGtctcaaaaattatgaaattattaaaaattattcgatgATATTTGTCTCAAAAATTCACGATTTGTGCATTTATTAGATGGGTGACAAGTGGGATTTATTTTggcttctaaatttttcatttgcatttaaACCGTAATTAACGCTTTCCAAACTTTCCAAATTGATTAcgaataacaataaaacatttcaggCAATAGACATAtaccaaaattacaaaaatagatcaaatataatctaaaatatatcaagtaaagtgttttttctattctttgGGTGATGAATTTGCCTCCTTATTGTGAAATAAGAATACTAAAGAacgaaaactttttataaacctcaataatcctttttaatttacaacaatTAGGGAGTGACTCAGGGATTGCTTTGggtaaagaaatttctaaatattttgttttgaagaacACGTGGAATGcaggaaaattaatatttgattttgtggGGAATATATTTATGggctatgtcaaccttcatctatcaaaaggtacctctggTGTCAAAAGAAGGGTTCGAACCCACGCTCTCTTTCGAGAAccagaggtaccttttgatagatgaaggtggACATAGTTCATAAATAtattccccacattggtgacccggacgtgatatgaacttGTCAAcatcgatggatggtccacattaaacagttgatt
Encoded here:
- the LOC139426114 gene encoding 5-hydroxytryptamine receptor 7-like, which encodes MRSEENISMVFPATDEYDSCDAKQRYHVQSPFLGLVIILLSFISFAGNGLVILSFFTNSELRRQKGSYLICNLAISDFICSAYIMLPCAVSLINNAWRTSGFFCRVNTVLNYAVLNSSYMSLAAINVDRAIAIKNPFTYPNLITSSRIKAAITCIWIHGFFFGTLAATVRPTSFEYSELLCAENACIKNITFTLISTTACFGVSSLSLLISVLTVISFVKKSRKVYPMQPGTNRNLKNNTKMLKSLFILVGVYFIFDSPYFVFKTALALTKTNFIPTKLCLLPVLMLFSTTILNPLIYGILRKDQREYSMKSLRMVSEKINNSNAYQRIKQILFVITDEPKRFFTLLQM